The window GGACTGGCCGAAGCGTTCGTGCCTGCCGACTACTCTGCCTACAAGGACGCGGTGGCGTTCGCGCTGCTGTTCGCCATTCTTCTCGTGCGGCCCCAGGGGCTGCTGGGCCGCAGCGCCATTCAGAAGGTGTAACGTGGCGGACTTTCTGCAAACCTACGGCTTCCTTATTGCCACCATGCTGCAGGCCGGTCTGCTGGGCCTGAGCCTGTACTTTCCCCTGCAGGCCGGACAGCTCAGCCTCGCCAGCCCAGGCTTTTACGCGCTGGGCGGGTACGTGGCCGCCATCATGCTCACCAACCCTGCCTTCGCGGACCTGCGCGATGCCCTGGGGAACGGCGTCTTTCCCCTCACCTGGCTGGCCGGGGCGGTGCTGGGCGGGTTGCTGGGCGTGGTGGTGGGCGTGCCGGCGTTGCGGCTGCGCGGCATCTACCTCGCGCTGGCCACCATTGCCTTTGTGGAGATTCTGCGCGTCGTGGCCCTGAACCTCACCCTCACCGGAGGCGCCGTGGGCATCTTCGGCATTCCGCAGGCCTTCGGTTTTCAGGACCGCTGGCAGTACATCTTCCTGTTTGGGCCGCTGCTGGCCCTCACGCTGCTGTTCGCGCGGCAACTGGAACGCTCACGGGTGGGCCGGGCGCTGCGCGCCATCCGCGAGGACGAACTGGCCGCCGACGCCATGGGCGTGCCGCCCACCCAGTACAAGGTGCTGGCCTTCGTGATCGGCGCGGCGCTCGCCGGACTGGTGGGCGCCATGAGCGCGCCCTTCCTGAACACCTGGAACGCCAAGCAGGGCACCTTCGACGCCAGCATCACCATTCTGGCGGCCGTGCTGATCGGCGGCAGCCGCAACATCTGGGGCCCGGTGGTGGGCGGCGCGCTGCTGGCCGCCGTGCCCGAAGTGCTGCGCTTCCTGGCCGACTGGCGACTGGTCATCAACGGTCTGGTGCTGGTCGTGGCCAGTCTGTACCTGCCGCAGGGCATCGTGGGCGCACTGTCGCGGCTGACGCGGCCCCGGCCCCCCCAGCGCCCCCCGGTGCAGGGCCCACCTGTCTCGGTGGCCGAGGTCAAGCCATGATGGCGGCGCCCGTGCTGCAGGCACAGCGCATGACCCGGCGCTTCGGCGGGCTGGTGGCCGTCAACGACGTGAGCTTCGAGGTGCACCAGGGCGAGATCTTCGGCCTGATCGGCCCCAACGGCGCAGGCAAGACCACGCTGTTCAACCTGATGACCGGCCTCACCCCGCCC of the Deinococcus aquaedulcis genome contains:
- a CDS encoding branched-chain amino acid ABC transporter permease encodes the protein MADFLQTYGFLIATMLQAGLLGLSLYFPLQAGQLSLASPGFYALGGYVAAIMLTNPAFADLRDALGNGVFPLTWLAGAVLGGLLGVVVGVPALRLRGIYLALATIAFVEILRVVALNLTLTGGAVGIFGIPQAFGFQDRWQYIFLFGPLLALTLLFARQLERSRVGRALRAIREDELAADAMGVPPTQYKVLAFVIGAALAGLVGAMSAPFLNTWNAKQGTFDASITILAAVLIGGSRNIWGPVVGGALLAAVPEVLRFLADWRLVINGLVLVVASLYLPQGIVGALSRLTRPRPPQRPPVQGPPVSVAEVKP